The proteins below come from a single Brevundimonas sp. LM2 genomic window:
- a CDS encoding enolase C-terminal domain-like protein: protein MRATRLTTASLPIPFRVAFAHAAARRGEAENILVQARDADGEAGYGEGCPRLYVTGETPQTAEAFLGRRRDALLALDGLDALRGWLETHRSDIDANPSAACAAELALLDLFARQQAVPLDALMGQKAGPVVVSAVYGLAPGPVFALQRLRFRLNGMTDAKLKLGGPHDLARARRLAKGGRLRLDANNLWSDPDVAIAALRPLLGHAWAVEEPLAARDVAGMRRVADATGLRIVLDESLCTRADLDAVAGDDRFVLNLRVSKQGGLIRTLALIAAARAAGHRIIVGAQVGETSLLARAGLIACAAAGPSLAAAEIGYGLHLLRRDTCEPSLTFRAGGRLAAPAAGFGPSRHLWSLFPD, encoded by the coding sequence ATGCGGGCCACCCGTCTGACCACGGCTAGTCTGCCGATCCCCTTCCGCGTCGCCTTCGCCCATGCCGCCGCCCGGCGCGGCGAGGCTGAGAACATCCTGGTCCAGGCGCGGGACGCGGATGGCGAGGCGGGATACGGCGAGGGGTGTCCGCGACTGTATGTGACCGGGGAGACGCCCCAGACGGCCGAGGCCTTTCTGGGCCGCCGGCGCGACGCCCTGCTGGCGCTGGATGGGCTGGATGCGCTGCGCGGCTGGCTGGAGACGCACCGGTCGGACATCGACGCCAATCCGTCGGCCGCCTGCGCGGCCGAGCTCGCCTTGCTCGACCTGTTCGCCCGCCAGCAGGCCGTGCCGCTCGATGCCCTGATGGGACAAAAGGCGGGGCCGGTCGTGGTCAGCGCCGTCTACGGCCTGGCGCCGGGCCCGGTGTTCGCTCTGCAGCGCCTGAGGTTTCGGCTGAACGGGATGACGGACGCCAAGCTCAAGCTGGGTGGGCCGCACGACCTGGCGCGGGCGCGCCGGCTGGCGAAAGGCGGACGCCTGCGGCTGGACGCCAACAATCTGTGGTCCGATCCGGACGTCGCCATCGCGGCCCTGAGGCCGCTCTTGGGTCACGCCTGGGCGGTCGAGGAACCCCTGGCGGCGCGCGATGTCGCCGGGATGCGGCGCGTGGCGGACGCGACGGGTCTGCGGATCGTCCTGGACGAAAGCCTGTGCACCCGGGCGGATCTGGACGCCGTGGCGGGAGATGACCGCTTCGTGCTGAACCTCAGGGTGTCCAAACAGGGGGGGCTGATCCGGACCCTGGCCCTGATCGCGGCCGCTCGCGCGGCCGGGCACCGCATTATCGTGGGGGCCCAGGTGGGGGAGACCAGTCTGCTGGCGCGCGCGGGTCTGATCGCATGCGCCGCGGCGGGGCCGTCCCTGGCGGCGGCCGAGATCGGCTATGGGCTGCATCTGCTGCGCCGGGACACCTGCGAGCCGTCTCTGACCTTCCGGGCCGGCGGCCGGCTGGCCGCGCCCGCCGCCGGCTTCGGCCCCTCGCGGCACCTGTGGAGCCTGTTCCCGGACTGA
- a CDS encoding GH3 auxin-responsive promoter family protein: MRRRASDSVSRLTFEAAMATQGRAALDALMRPAADPRRAQAETLRRILAAHRDTGFGRAHDYGALRTFDDFRRAVPIRDYEGLRPWIERQIATGEPALTAETPLMYARTSGTTGLPKLIPVTPDALDRLRRAQRAGAYVQHRAGRLFAGRILALVGAMREDSLADGTPIGSATGLIYASMPWVVRSRYVVPPAVFAIEDADVKYRIVTRLALQHPDLSAVSTANPSTLLRLRDTSRQHWADFLTQIAAGTCPDVDGLPDAQKADILAAIRPEPGRAAALDRAAQAGEPTIAQLWPRLAGVVTWTGGSCAMAAEAVADALAPGVRLMEAGYVCSEFRGTIVVDAAQDFGLPLLDDVVFEFVPSAAWDEGSRETLLIDELEEGQAYQVIVTTVSGLARYQLNDVLAVGPRIGATPSLKFLRKGRGTTSITGEKLTEDQVMGGVARLARALSVQVPFHMVLADEATATYTAYLELDGEPDTRDAAAALDRALAELNIEYAAKRATGRLGPVRVAVLRPGAGAAYRSACVAAGQRDAQFKVLALQHARDCAFDFTAWRLPDAGHPSDHG, translated from the coding sequence ATGCGTCGCCGCGCCTCTGACAGCGTCAGCCGTCTGACCTTCGAGGCGGCGATGGCGACGCAGGGCCGCGCCGCCCTCGACGCCCTGATGCGCCCCGCCGCCGATCCGCGCCGGGCCCAGGCCGAGACCCTGAGGCGGATCCTGGCTGCCCATCGCGACACCGGGTTCGGCCGCGCTCACGACTATGGGGCGCTGCGCACCTTTGACGATTTCCGGCGGGCCGTGCCGATCCGCGACTATGAGGGGCTGCGGCCCTGGATCGAACGCCAGATCGCCACGGGCGAGCCGGCCCTGACGGCCGAGACGCCCCTGATGTACGCCCGCACCAGCGGCACGACCGGTCTGCCCAAGCTGATCCCGGTGACGCCGGACGCCCTCGATCGCCTGCGCCGGGCGCAGAGGGCGGGAGCCTATGTGCAGCACCGGGCGGGCAGGCTGTTCGCGGGTCGGATCCTGGCCCTGGTCGGGGCCATGCGCGAGGACAGTCTGGCGGACGGCACGCCGATAGGATCCGCCACCGGCCTGATCTATGCCTCCATGCCCTGGGTGGTCCGCAGCCGTTATGTCGTGCCCCCCGCGGTCTTCGCCATCGAGGACGCGGACGTCAAATACCGGATCGTGACCCGGCTGGCGCTGCAGCATCCGGACCTGTCGGCCGTGTCCACCGCCAATCCCTCGACCCTGCTGCGGCTGCGCGACACCTCGCGCCAGCACTGGGCGGACTTTCTGACGCAGATCGCGGCGGGGACCTGTCCCGACGTCGACGGCCTGCCGGACGCGCAGAAGGCGGACATCCTGGCGGCGATCCGGCCGGAGCCCGGGCGGGCTGCCGCGCTGGACCGGGCGGCGCAGGCGGGCGAGCCGACCATCGCCCAGCTGTGGCCCCGGCTGGCAGGGGTGGTCACCTGGACCGGCGGCAGTTGCGCCATGGCCGCGGAGGCCGTGGCCGACGCCCTGGCCCCCGGGGTCCGGCTGATGGAGGCCGGGTATGTCTGCAGCGAGTTCCGGGGCACGATCGTGGTCGATGCGGCGCAGGATTTCGGCCTGCCGCTGCTGGACGATGTGGTGTTCGAATTCGTGCCGAGCGCGGCCTGGGACGAGGGGAGCCGCGAAACCCTGCTGATCGACGAGCTAGAGGAGGGGCAGGCCTATCAGGTCATCGTCACCACGGTGTCCGGCCTGGCCCGCTATCAGCTGAACGACGTCCTGGCCGTCGGGCCGCGGATCGGGGCGACGCCCAGTCTGAAGTTCCTGCGCAAGGGGCGGGGCACCACCAGCATCACCGGCGAGAAGCTGACCGAGGACCAGGTCATGGGCGGCGTGGCCCGGCTGGCCCGGGCGCTGTCGGTGCAGGTGCCGTTCCACATGGTGCTGGCGGACGAGGCGACCGCCACCTACACGGCCTATCTGGAACTGGACGGTGAACCGGACACCCGCGATGCGGCGGCGGCGCTGGACCGGGCGCTGGCCGAGCTGAACATCGAATACGCGGCCAAACGGGCGACGGGGCGGCTGGGGCCGGTGCGGGTGGCGGTGCTGCGACCGGGGGCGGGGGCCGCCTATCGCTCGGCCTGCGTGGCGGCCGGTCAGAGGGACGCCCAGTTCAAGGTCCTGGCCCTGCAGCACGCCCGGGACTGCGCGTTCGACTTCACGGCATGGAGGCTGCCGGATGCGGGCCACCCGTCTGACCACGGCTAG